One stretch of Corvus hawaiiensis isolate bCorHaw1 chromosome 1, bCorHaw1.pri.cur, whole genome shotgun sequence DNA includes these proteins:
- the LOC125328331 gene encoding tRNA selenocysteine 1-associated protein 1-like isoform X3 encodes MGPQASFKGKDLMAKKRECLQAYSWWRTPQKKRKKKNKIKPGRIEFVPSSTNTTRPDYSIFVGELTPEVDDFQLYDYFLKRYPSCIDCKIATDLLGYSRLKAEFQRYQSYNYNDYYQDYQNYYSQWNYDPYADYNYSSYTPYDSMQAVGDCSLGDAVMAPAVFEEASAMTEINDDLITEDPQLYLDVDEMNRQFMETSEELYDALMNCHWQPLDTVTSDIPSAI; translated from the exons ATGGGACCCCAGGCTTCTTTCAAGGGCAAG GACTTGatggcaaaaaaaagagaatgtcTCCAGGCCTACAGCTGGTGGAGAACACCACAGAAGAAAcggaagaaaaagaacaaaataaaaccaggaagaATAGAGTTTGTCCCTAGTAGTACTAATACAACCAG ACCGGATTATTCGATATTTGTTGGGGAGCTGACTCCAGAAGTAGATGATTTTCAGCTCTATGACTATTTCCTAAAGAGGTACCCCTCATGTATTGACTGCAAAATAGCAACAGACCTGCTGGGATATTCCAG actgaaagcagaattccagcGGTACCAGTCATACAACTATAATGATTATTATCAAGATTATCAGAACTACTATTCACAGTGGAATTATGATCCTTATGCTGACTACAACTACAGCTCCTATACTCCCTATGATAGCATGCAAGCTGTCGGAGACTGCTCTTTAGGAGATGCTGTTATGGCTCCAGCTGTTTTtgag gaagctTCAGCTATGACTGAAATCAATGATGACCTAATAACTGAAG atcCGCAGCTGTACTTGGATGTTGATGAAATGAACAGACAATTTATGGAGACAAGTGAAGAACTCTATGATGCCCTCATGAATTGTCACTGGCAACCTCTGGATACGGTCACTTCTGACATCCCCTCTGCTATTTAA
- the LOC125328331 gene encoding tRNA selenocysteine 1-associated protein 1-like isoform X1, translated as MGPQASFKGKDLMAKKRECLQAYSWWRTPQKKRKKKNKIKPGRIEFVPSSTNTTRPDYSIFVGELTPEVDDFQLYDYFLKRYPSCIDCKIATDLLGYSRGYAFVRFGEQGDQMRALQDCQNAPGLGGKRIRLSIGISKRLKAEFQRYQSYNYNDYYQDYQNYYSQWNYDPYADYNYSSYTPYDSMQAVGDCSLGDAVMAPAVFEEASAMTEINDDLITEDPQLYLDVDEMNRQFMETSEELYDALMNCHWQPLDTVTSDIPSAI; from the exons ATGGGACCCCAGGCTTCTTTCAAGGGCAAG GACTTGatggcaaaaaaaagagaatgtcTCCAGGCCTACAGCTGGTGGAGAACACCACAGAAGAAAcggaagaaaaagaacaaaataaaaccaggaagaATAGAGTTTGTCCCTAGTAGTACTAATACAACCAG ACCGGATTATTCGATATTTGTTGGGGAGCTGACTCCAGAAGTAGATGATTTTCAGCTCTATGACTATTTCCTAAAGAGGTACCCCTCATGTATTGACTGCAAAATAGCAACAGACCTGCTGGGATATTCCAG AGGGTATGCCTTTGTCAGATTTGGTGAGCAAGGTGATCAGATGAGGGCACTGCAAGACTGCCAGAATGCACCAGGTCTGGGGGGAAAACGAATCCGGCTGAGCATAGGAATTTCTAAAAG actgaaagcagaattccagcGGTACCAGTCATACAACTATAATGATTATTATCAAGATTATCAGAACTACTATTCACAGTGGAATTATGATCCTTATGCTGACTACAACTACAGCTCCTATACTCCCTATGATAGCATGCAAGCTGTCGGAGACTGCTCTTTAGGAGATGCTGTTATGGCTCCAGCTGTTTTtgag gaagctTCAGCTATGACTGAAATCAATGATGACCTAATAACTGAAG atcCGCAGCTGTACTTGGATGTTGATGAAATGAACAGACAATTTATGGAGACAAGTGAAGAACTCTATGATGCCCTCATGAATTGTCACTGGCAACCTCTGGATACGGTCACTTCTGACATCCCCTCTGCTATTTAA
- the LOC125328331 gene encoding tRNA selenocysteine 1-associated protein 1-like isoform X2, which yields MASQDLMAKKRECLQAYSWWRTPQKKRKKKNKIKPGRIEFVPSSTNTTRPDYSIFVGELTPEVDDFQLYDYFLKRYPSCIDCKIATDLLGYSRGYAFVRFGEQGDQMRALQDCQNAPGLGGKRIRLSIGISKRLKAEFQRYQSYNYNDYYQDYQNYYSQWNYDPYADYNYSSYTPYDSMQAVGDCSLGDAVMAPAVFEEASAMTEINDDLITEDPQLYLDVDEMNRQFMETSEELYDALMNCHWQPLDTVTSDIPSAI from the exons ATGGCAAGCCAG GACTTGatggcaaaaaaaagagaatgtcTCCAGGCCTACAGCTGGTGGAGAACACCACAGAAGAAAcggaagaaaaagaacaaaataaaaccaggaagaATAGAGTTTGTCCCTAGTAGTACTAATACAACCAG ACCGGATTATTCGATATTTGTTGGGGAGCTGACTCCAGAAGTAGATGATTTTCAGCTCTATGACTATTTCCTAAAGAGGTACCCCTCATGTATTGACTGCAAAATAGCAACAGACCTGCTGGGATATTCCAG AGGGTATGCCTTTGTCAGATTTGGTGAGCAAGGTGATCAGATGAGGGCACTGCAAGACTGCCAGAATGCACCAGGTCTGGGGGGAAAACGAATCCGGCTGAGCATAGGAATTTCTAAAAG actgaaagcagaattccagcGGTACCAGTCATACAACTATAATGATTATTATCAAGATTATCAGAACTACTATTCACAGTGGAATTATGATCCTTATGCTGACTACAACTACAGCTCCTATACTCCCTATGATAGCATGCAAGCTGTCGGAGACTGCTCTTTAGGAGATGCTGTTATGGCTCCAGCTGTTTTtgag gaagctTCAGCTATGACTGAAATCAATGATGACCTAATAACTGAAG atcCGCAGCTGTACTTGGATGTTGATGAAATGAACAGACAATTTATGGAGACAAGTGAAGAACTCTATGATGCCCTCATGAATTGTCACTGGCAACCTCTGGATACGGTCACTTCTGACATCCCCTCTGCTATTTAA